GGACCGGCCGGTCGAAGACGGGCGAGGTGACGGTCACGTCCGCGCCCGCCCGCACACCCCGGACGTCGATGTCGATCAGTTCGCCGGGCCGGTTGTCGAACGCGCCGTTGACCAGCAGATTCACCCCGCCGCCCGGCCCGTCGTCGGCCATCGCGAGACCGGCCGTCGGCCACATCAGCCCCGCACCCACCACGGCCACCGCCGCCCGAGTCCACTTCACCGCACACCCCCTGTCGGTCAATGAGGAAGATGGCCGCCCCGGCCCGATGGTTGCCCGGATCCGGCGGATGTTCCCGGGTTTGCGCAGGTGGCCATAGCAAGTCGGGGGTTCCCCTTACGCCCGCGGCCGCCGGAAGGGCAACGCTGCGAATCAGTCATTCTCCGGCAGGCACTTGTGCGCCGCACGGCGCATTGCCTTCCATGGCTTAGGTCATCCGCGACGGGGGCGATGCGGCTCGTTCGGTGCGACCCCGTGCCCGTTCTTCCGTCCATGGCAGCAACAGTGCGACCCGGGAACTACCACGTGGGAGCAGCCTTGAGCCATGCACCAGGTACGTTCAATTCCCTTACCACCAGCACTCTTTCCACCGGCGCTCTTTCCGGCAGCGCCCCTTTCGACAGCACCCTGTACGGGCACGACGAGGTGGCGGTCACCGGCGGCGCCGGCTTCGTCGGCCGTCGTCTCGTCGCGGCCCTGAGCCTCTTGGGCAAGAAGGTCACCGTCGTCGACCACGCCGCCCTCGGCGAGGACATCGCGTCCCTGCCCGGCGTCCGTCACCTGCGGGCGGACCTGCGGGACTACGGCGAGACGCTGCTGGCCCTGCAGGGCGCGGACGTCGTCTTCCACCTGGCGGGGAACGCCAGCGGGACCGTGTCCGTCGAGAACCCCCGTTATGACTTCCACCTCAACGCGCTGGCCACCTGCAACGTCGGCAACGCCGCCCTCGAACTCGGCGTGCGACGGCTGGTCTACCTCTCTTCCGCCATCGTCTACGGCACGCCCCAGCACTCGCCCATCCGCGAGGACCACCCCACGGGACCGTTCCTCCCCTACGGGGCCTCCAAGCTCTCCGGCGAGCTCACGCTGCGCAGCCTGCAGCGGACCTCGGGGCTGCCGGTCGTCATCGGCCGTTCCTTCGTGATCTACGGGCCGGGTGAGGACCCGCGCCGGGCCGGGGGCGAGGTGTCGCAGTTCCTGCGCTGGCAGCTCAACGAACGGCCGATCCCCGTGGTCGGCGACATCGACCGCAAGTCGCGGGACTTCATCCATGTCGACGATCTGTGCCGCGCGCTCATCACGCTCGCCGACCGCGGGGCGGAGGGTGAGATCTACAACCTGGGCACCGGCAGTGACGTCTCCATGCGCGAACTGGCCGACACGGTGGCCGAGGCCACGGGCAGGCCGGCGCTGCTGGAGGCCGACGTCAGCAGCCTGGAGGACAGCTTCGCCCTGGTGGCCGACGTCTCCCGGCTGACCGCACTCCACTTCAAGCCGCAGATCACGCTGCTGGCGGGGCTCAGGGCGCTCGCCGCCGAGCTGGGGCGCTTCCCCGAGCTCCCGTCGGCGAAGGCGGTCTTCCGCCGGGAGCCGCCCGCCAGGAGGCGGCTGAGCGGGGGCCCCGGCGGCCTGGAGAGCAGGGCGGCGGCATGCTAGCGGTGGACGGAGGGGAGCGGGTCATCCCCGAGGGCGCGGTGGCGCCGTGGCCGTACATCCTCGACGAGGACCGCAAGGCCGTGCTCGGCGCCCTGGACCAGGCGACCCCATGGCACTGGCCGATGAAGCCCGTGCAGGAACTCGAAGAGGCCTGGGCGCAGTTCACCGGCATGCCCTACGTGCTCGCCGCCAATTCCGGCACCGCCGCCCTGCACATGGCGATCGCCGCGGCGGGGGTCGAGCCGGGCGACGAGGTGCTCGTACCCGCCGACACGTTTCTCGCCTCGGCGTCGAGCGTGCTCCAGGCCAATGCCATCCCCGTCTTCGTGGACACCGGCATCGAGACGTTCAACATCGACCCCGCCCTGGTCGAGGAGCGGATCACCGGCCGCACCCGCGCGATCATCGCGGTGGACCTCAACGGCCTGCCCGCCGACTACGACGCGCTGCGCCGGATCGCCGACCACCGCGGGCTGGCCCTGATCGAGGACGCCGCCCAGGCACACGGCGCCACCTACCGCGACCGCCCGGTGGGGGCGCTGGGCACCATGAGCGGGGCCAGCCTCAACGGCTCGAAGACCCTGT
The window above is part of the Streptomyces syringium genome. Proteins encoded here:
- a CDS encoding NAD-dependent epimerase/dehydratase family protein, which encodes MSHAPGTFNSLTTSTLSTGALSGSAPFDSTLYGHDEVAVTGGAGFVGRRLVAALSLLGKKVTVVDHAALGEDIASLPGVRHLRADLRDYGETLLALQGADVVFHLAGNASGTVSVENPRYDFHLNALATCNVGNAALELGVRRLVYLSSAIVYGTPQHSPIREDHPTGPFLPYGASKLSGELTLRSLQRTSGLPVVIGRSFVIYGPGEDPRRAGGEVSQFLRWQLNERPIPVVGDIDRKSRDFIHVDDLCRALITLADRGAEGEIYNLGTGSDVSMRELADTVAEATGRPALLEADVSSLEDSFALVADVSRLTALHFKPQITLLAGLRALAAELGRFPELPSAKAVFRREPPARRRLSGGPGGLESRAAAC